A section of the Sphingomonas sp. LT1P40 genome encodes:
- the ribD gene encoding bifunctional diaminohydroxyphosphoribosylaminopyrimidine deaminase/5-amino-6-(5-phosphoribosylamino)uracil reductase RibD has translation MGAALALATRGRGRTAPNPNVGCILVAQGRVIGRGWTQPGGRPHAEAMALAEAGEAARGATAYVTLEPCAHDSPRGPACAESLIAAGVARVVIALTDPDPRTNGEGIARLGAAGIEVTTGIAETEARRSMAGFLTRQSLHRPHVTLKLATSLDGCIALASGESRWITGPESRAHAHLERARHEAILVGRGTLDADTPRLNVRLPGLDDRSPRRILLSTGPANGWTTIAAPADIATLETIDHLLVEGGAQTAAAFLRADLVDRLLLYRAPVLLGGKPGLADLGLTDLADAHHRWQRTDTRTLGSDTLEVYERVRK, from the coding sequence ATGGGTGCCGCGCTGGCGCTCGCCACGCGCGGCAGGGGGCGAACGGCTCCCAATCCCAATGTCGGCTGCATCCTCGTCGCACAAGGCCGCGTCATCGGACGCGGCTGGACCCAGCCGGGCGGTCGCCCGCATGCCGAGGCGATGGCGCTGGCCGAAGCCGGTGAAGCGGCTCGCGGAGCCACCGCCTATGTCACGCTCGAACCCTGTGCACATGACTCGCCACGCGGTCCGGCCTGTGCCGAGTCGCTGATCGCCGCCGGTGTCGCCCGAGTCGTGATAGCGCTGACCGACCCCGATCCGCGTACCAACGGCGAAGGCATCGCCCGCCTCGGCGCCGCCGGGATCGAGGTCACGACCGGCATTGCCGAAACCGAAGCGCGGCGCAGCATGGCGGGATTCCTGACGCGTCAGTCGCTGCACCGCCCGCATGTCACCCTCAAGCTCGCCACCTCGCTCGACGGTTGCATCGCGCTGGCCAGTGGCGAAAGCCGCTGGATCACCGGTCCCGAATCGCGTGCCCACGCGCATCTCGAACGCGCGCGGCACGAAGCGATCCTCGTCGGTCGCGGCACGCTCGACGCCGACACGCCCCGCCTCAATGTGCGGCTCCCCGGCCTCGATGACCGCAGCCCCCGGCGTATTCTCCTGTCCACCGGCCCCGCCAATGGCTGGACGACAATCGCCGCACCCGCCGATATCGCCACCCTCGAAACCATCGACCACCTCCTGGTCGAGGGCGGCGCACAGACCGCTGCCGCCTTCCTCCGGGCCGACCTGGTCGACCGCCTGCTCCTCTACCGCGCGCCCGTCCTGCTCGGCGGGAAACCCGGTCTTGCCGACCTTGGCCTCACCGACCTCGCCGACGCGCATCATCGCTGGCAGCGCACCGATACGCGCACGCTTGGCAGCGACACGCTCGAAGTCTACGAGCGCGTCAGAAAGTAG
- the gltX gene encoding glutamate--tRNA ligase: MSVITRFAPSPTGTLHIGNIRTALHNWMWARKQGGRFLLRIDDTDAERSRESYVDAIRADLDWLGLSPDGEARQSQRFDLYQRCFDDLVAAGRIYPAYETQQELDLKRKILLGRSLPPIYDRAALALTDAERGQLESDGVAPHWRFRLNHDAAIEWTDLVRGPQRFDPKTMSDPVIRRDDGSWLYLLPSVIDDIDMAITHVVRGEDHVSNTATQLQMFAALGATPPVFAHEALLTGSEGKLSKRLGSLGVDHFRDAGIEPQAIVALLARLGTSDPVEAEREVASLLTSFDFARFGRAPARFDEVELAQLNARIVHQLDYAAVAARIPAGMDEAGWLAIRPNLPTVAEAADWWAVVEGAVAATPDAEDVDFLRSAAEIAGQIDWSADPWHALTAALKDATGRKGRALFLPLRRALTGRDHGPDMAALLPLIGRARTLERLVIV, encoded by the coding sequence ATGTCCGTCATCACCCGTTTCGCCCCCAGCCCCACCGGCACGCTGCACATCGGCAATATCCGCACTGCGCTTCACAACTGGATGTGGGCGCGTAAGCAGGGCGGGCGCTTCCTGCTGCGCATCGACGATACCGATGCCGAGCGTTCGCGCGAAAGCTATGTCGATGCGATTCGCGCCGATCTCGACTGGCTCGGCCTGTCGCCCGATGGCGAAGCGCGACAGTCGCAGCGGTTCGATCTGTATCAGCGTTGTTTCGACGATCTGGTCGCCGCGGGCCGCATTTATCCGGCCTATGAGACGCAGCAGGAACTCGATCTCAAGCGCAAAATCCTGCTCGGGCGCAGTCTTCCGCCGATCTACGACCGCGCCGCGCTCGCCCTGACCGATGCCGAACGCGGTCAGCTCGAATCGGATGGCGTAGCACCGCACTGGCGCTTTCGCCTAAATCATGACGCAGCGATCGAGTGGACCGACCTGGTTCGCGGGCCGCAGCGGTTCGACCCGAAGACGATGAGCGATCCGGTGATCCGCCGTGACGATGGCTCGTGGCTCTATCTCCTCCCGTCGGTGATCGACGATATCGACATGGCCATCACCCATGTCGTGCGCGGCGAGGATCATGTCTCGAACACCGCGACCCAGTTGCAAATGTTCGCAGCGCTGGGCGCGACACCGCCGGTGTTCGCGCATGAGGCGTTGCTGACCGGCAGCGAGGGGAAGCTGTCGAAGCGACTCGGCTCGCTAGGCGTCGATCATTTCCGCGACGCTGGGATCGAGCCGCAGGCGATTGTAGCGTTGCTCGCGCGCCTTGGCACCAGCGACCCGGTGGAGGCGGAACGCGAGGTCGCGTCGCTGCTGACCAGTTTCGACTTTGCGCGCTTCGGTCGTGCGCCGGCCCGCTTCGACGAGGTCGAGCTGGCCCAGCTCAACGCGCGCATCGTTCACCAGCTGGATTATGCCGCCGTCGCCGCCCGCATTCCTGCGGGAATGGACGAGGCGGGCTGGCTGGCGATCCGCCCCAACCTCCCGACCGTCGCCGAAGCGGCGGACTGGTGGGCCGTGGTGGAGGGCGCGGTCGCCGCGACGCCCGACGCGGAAGACGTTGATTTCCTGCGCAGCGCCGCCGAAATCGCAGGGCAGATCGACTGGTCTGCGGACCCGTGGCACGCGCTTACCGCTGCATTGAAGGACGCGACCGGGCGCAAGGGCAGGGCGCTGTTCCTGCCGCTCCGCCGCGCGCTTACCGGGCGCGATCATGGGCCGGACATGGCCGCACTCCTTCCCCTGATCGGCCGGGCGCGCACGCTCGAACGGCTGGTTATCGTTTGA
- the ribB gene encoding 3,4-dihydroxy-2-butanone-4-phosphate synthase has product MAKAELARLRHGFLSTPEELIDEARNGRMFILVDDEDRENEGDLIIPAQMATPDAIAFMAKHGRGLICLAMTKARIDSLGLEPMARKNGTSMGTAFTVSIEAKKGVTTGISAADRARTVAVAIDAMNGPDDLVSPGHVFPLVARDGGVLVRAGHTEAAVDVARLAGLNPSGVICEVMKDDGTMARLDDLVSFAQLHNLKIGTIRDLIAYRRRYDHLVERRAETTFTSRWGGEWRVITFWNKAAGTEQIALVKGRIDPDKPTLVRMHALSPFGDLFGEEGERGRMLQRSMEIIAEEGAGVVIVINKPRADAFTTAVERKAGKRTEADMEELRDYGVGAMILTDLGVEEMELLTNTHHTLVGLDGYGLSITGERAIDLGER; this is encoded by the coding sequence GTGGCCAAAGCTGAACTAGCCCGTCTTCGCCACGGCTTCCTCTCGACGCCGGAAGAACTGATCGACGAAGCCCGCAACGGCCGCATGTTCATCCTGGTCGACGACGAAGACCGCGAGAATGAAGGCGACCTCATCATCCCGGCGCAAATGGCGACCCCCGACGCGATCGCGTTCATGGCCAAGCACGGTCGCGGGCTGATCTGCCTGGCCATGACCAAGGCGCGGATCGACAGCCTCGGGCTCGAACCGATGGCGCGCAAGAACGGCACCAGCATGGGCACCGCCTTCACCGTCTCGATCGAGGCCAAGAAGGGCGTCACCACCGGTATCTCCGCCGCCGATCGCGCGCGCACGGTGGCTGTCGCAATCGACGCGATGAACGGTCCCGACGACCTCGTCTCGCCCGGCCATGTCTTCCCGCTGGTCGCGCGCGACGGCGGCGTGCTGGTCCGCGCCGGCCATACCGAGGCGGCGGTCGATGTCGCGCGCCTCGCCGGCCTCAACCCCTCCGGCGTGATCTGTGAGGTGATGAAGGACGACGGCACGATGGCGCGCCTCGACGACCTCGTCTCCTTCGCGCAATTGCACAATCTCAAGATCGGCACGATCCGCGACCTGATCGCCTATCGCCGCCGCTATGACCATCTGGTCGAGCGTCGCGCAGAAACGACCTTCACCAGTCGTTGGGGCGGCGAATGGCGCGTCATCACCTTCTGGAACAAGGCGGCCGGGACCGAACAGATCGCGCTGGTCAAGGGCCGCATCGACCCCGACAAGCCAACCCTTGTCCGCATGCACGCGCTGTCACCCTTTGGCGATTTGTTCGGCGAAGAGGGCGAACGCGGCCGCATGCTCCAGCGCTCGATGGAAATCATCGCCGAAGAGGGCGCGGGCGTGGTCATCGTCATCAACAAGCCGCGGGCCGACGCCTTCACCACCGCAGTCGAGCGCAAGGCGGGCAAGCGCACCGAGGCGGATATGGAGGAGCTGCGCGACTATGGCGTCGGCGCGATGATCCTCACCGACCTGGGCGTCGAGGAGATGGAGTTGCTGACCAACACGCATCACACGCTGGTCGGCCTCGACGGCTATGGCCTGTCGATCACCGGTGAGCGCGCCATCGACTTGGGCGAACGCTGA
- a CDS encoding riboflavin synthase, whose translation MFTGIVTDIGTIEATEDRGDLRARVATSYDTATVDLGASIACSGVCLTVVDKAPGWFAVDVSHETVSRTAAQWTPGQKLNLERALRLGEELGGHIVTGHVDGTGTVLGICPTGDSKRIGISVPAALAPFIAAKGSITIDGVSLTVNEVADQPDGTTHFAINLIPHTQAVTTLGALAQGQAVNLEIDVLARYLQRMEAHRGQS comes from the coding sequence ATGTTCACCGGAATCGTCACCGACATCGGCACCATCGAAGCGACCGAGGATCGCGGCGATCTGCGCGCGCGTGTTGCTACTTCCTACGACACCGCCACCGTCGACCTCGGCGCATCGATCGCCTGTTCGGGCGTCTGCCTGACCGTCGTGGACAAGGCGCCGGGCTGGTTCGCGGTCGATGTCTCGCACGAAACCGTGTCCCGCACCGCCGCTCAGTGGACGCCGGGGCAAAAGCTCAACCTCGAACGCGCATTGCGGCTGGGCGAGGAACTCGGTGGTCATATCGTCACCGGCCATGTCGACGGCACCGGGACCGTGCTCGGCATCTGTCCGACGGGCGACTCGAAACGCATCGGCATTTCAGTTCCCGCCGCGCTCGCGCCGTTCATCGCTGCCAAGGGTTCGATCACCATCGACGGCGTCTCGCTGACGGTCAACGAAGTCGCCGATCAACCCGACGGCACCACCCATTTCGCCATCAACCTGATCCCGCACACCCAGGCCGTCACAACCCTTGGCGCGCTGGCGCAGGGTCAGGCCGTCAACCTCGAGATCGACGTGCTCGCACGCTATCTCCAACGCATGGAGGCCCATCGTGGCCAAAGCTGA
- the ptsP gene encoding phosphoenolpyruvate--protein phosphotransferase — protein MPLSAAASAREILTRLHDVMASRAAAQGKLNSVVNIIGEALDSEVCSIYLLREGVLELYATRGLAQEAVHVTKLALGEGLTGMIAKNVETLNLDEAASHPDFAYRPETGEDKYHSFAGVPIIRKERAVGVLTVQHADPRRYEEVEIEALQTVAMVLSELIANAGLVDEAGGGGSTRPQSTATARVSGFKLVEGMAAGAAVFHQPRITIEHTVAEDTEAERHRVYAAFDKMREQIDRMTSQADFGAAGEHDEVLETYKMFAYDEGWGRRINEAIDSGLTAEAAIERVQQRTRMRMRQIDDPLLRDRMHDLEDLSNRLLRIVSGQLGTAAQMGLRQDSILIARNLGPAELLEYDRRRLKGVVLEEGSLTAHVTIVARAMGVPVLGRVKDIRRLIAEGDRLLVDGTEGSLVIRPTGAMDEAFDAKYLITQKRRAVFAALKNELPVTTDGHRVTVMVNAGLRDDVAALDLTGADGIGLFRTEFQFLVSATLPQRESQRRLYKDVLEAAGERPVVFRTVDIGGDKALPYLDHDENGDEENPAMGWRALRLALDREGLMKVQARALLEAAVGKTLNVMFPMVSEPWEFDEARALFESQRAWLEARGHKLPLHIRYGAMLEVPALAEVLDILLPNVDFLSIGTNDLTQFLFAADRAHPKLAVRYDWLSPSILRFLRRVTAESHAAGVPIAVCGEMGGRPLEAMALIGLGIDRLSITPAAVGPIKAMVRSLDRTKLSGVMTELLTHPPKDMRAALLDWANENGVELA, from the coding sequence ATGCCACTTTCCGCCGCCGCCTCCGCCCGTGAGATCCTGACCCGGTTGCACGACGTGATGGCGTCGCGCGCAGCGGCACAGGGCAAGCTCAATTCGGTCGTCAACATCATCGGCGAGGCGCTGGATAGCGAGGTCTGCTCGATCTATCTGCTGCGGGAGGGCGTACTGGAGCTCTATGCGACGCGCGGGCTGGCGCAAGAGGCCGTGCACGTCACCAAGCTGGCGCTGGGCGAGGGCCTGACCGGCATGATCGCCAAGAATGTCGAGACGCTCAACCTCGATGAGGCGGCGAGCCATCCTGACTTCGCCTATCGGCCGGAGACGGGCGAGGACAAATATCACAGCTTCGCCGGGGTGCCGATCATCCGCAAGGAGCGCGCGGTGGGCGTGCTGACGGTGCAGCACGCCGATCCGCGCCGCTATGAAGAGGTCGAGATCGAGGCGTTGCAGACCGTGGCGATGGTGCTGAGCGAGCTGATCGCCAATGCCGGTTTGGTCGACGAAGCGGGCGGCGGCGGATCCACCCGCCCGCAATCGACCGCGACCGCGCGCGTGAGCGGGTTCAAACTGGTCGAGGGGATGGCGGCGGGCGCTGCCGTGTTCCACCAGCCGCGCATCACCATCGAACATACCGTCGCGGAAGATACCGAGGCCGAGCGCCACCGCGTCTATGCCGCGTTCGACAAGATGCGCGAGCAGATCGACCGCATGACCAGCCAGGCCGATTTCGGCGCGGCGGGCGAGCATGACGAGGTGCTCGAGACCTACAAGATGTTCGCCTATGACGAAGGCTGGGGTCGCCGCATCAACGAAGCGATCGATAGCGGCCTGACGGCGGAAGCGGCAATCGAGCGCGTGCAACAGCGCACGCGGATGCGCATGCGGCAGATCGACGATCCGTTGCTGCGCGACCGCATGCACGATCTGGAGGACCTGTCCAACCGGCTGCTGCGCATCGTTTCCGGCCAGCTCGGCACGGCGGCACAGATGGGGTTGCGGCAGGATTCGATCCTGATCGCGCGCAACCTCGGCCCCGCCGAACTGCTCGAATATGACCGCCGTCGGTTGAAGGGCGTGGTGCTCGAGGAAGGGTCGCTGACCGCGCACGTCACCATCGTCGCGCGGGCGATGGGGGTGCCGGTGCTGGGCCGGGTCAAGGATATCCGCCGCCTAATCGCCGAGGGTGATCGCTTGCTCGTCGATGGCACCGAAGGCTCGCTGGTGATCCGCCCGACCGGTGCGATGGACGAGGCGTTCGACGCCAAATATCTGATTACGCAGAAACGCCGCGCGGTGTTCGCGGCGCTCAAGAACGAATTGCCGGTCACCACCGACGGGCACCGCGTGACGGTGATGGTCAATGCCGGGCTGCGGGACGACGTGGCAGCGCTCGACCTGACCGGCGCCGACGGGATCGGGCTGTTCCGCACCGAATTCCAGTTTCTCGTCTCCGCCACCTTGCCGCAGCGCGAAAGCCAGCGGCGGCTGTACAAGGATGTCCTGGAGGCGGCGGGCGAGCGCCCGGTGGTGTTCCGCACAGTCGATATCGGCGGGGACAAGGCGCTGCCCTATCTCGACCATGACGAGAATGGCGACGAGGAAAATCCGGCGATGGGCTGGCGCGCGCTGCGCCTCGCGCTCGACCGCGAAGGGCTGATGAAAGTGCAGGCCCGCGCCTTGCTGGAGGCGGCGGTCGGAAAGACGCTCAACGTCATGTTCCCGATGGTGTCGGAGCCATGGGAATTCGACGAGGCGCGCGCGCTGTTCGAGAGTCAGCGTGCGTGGCTGGAGGCACGCGGGCATAAATTGCCGCTGCACATCCGCTATGGCGCGATGCTGGAGGTGCCGGCGCTGGCCGAAGTGCTAGACATCCTGCTGCCCAATGTCGATTTCCTGTCGATCGGCACCAACGACCTGACGCAATTCCTGTTCGCCGCCGATCGTGCGCACCCCAAATTGGCGGTGCGCTACGACTGGCTGAGTCCGTCGATCCTGCGTTTCCTGCGTCGCGTGACCGCCGAATCGCACGCGGCGGGCGTGCCGATCGCGGTATGCGGTGAGATGGGCGGTCGCCCGCTGGAGGCGATGGCGCTGATCGGGCTGGGCATCGACCGGCTGTCGATCACGCCCGCCGCCGTCGGCCCGATCAAGGCGATGGTGCGCTCGCTGGATCGAACGAAGCTGAGCGGTGTCATGACCGAATTGCTGACGCATCCGCCCAAGGACATGCGTGCTGCCTTGCTGGACTGGGCGAACGAAAATGGCGTCGAGCTCGCCTGA
- the tilS gene encoding tRNA lysidine(34) synthetase TilS: protein MSQPAAPPASANELTPPDPKWVERFAADFNLLCVRALGDDLADDARIALAVSGGADSMAMLLLAVAAFPGRIAVATVDHGLRVEAAAEAAMVAVVCTQLGVPHETLSPATPISGVSLQKQAREARYDALMTWASRIGAYPLLTAHHADDQAETLLMRLNRASGVAGLSGIRPYRFGTCLLLRPLLGWRRGRLRMIVEASGAPWIDDPTNADTRYDRTVFRDFLTHQTLLDPAALAESAAHIAESDAALSELTDLFWTNRWQEGRRRLNATDLPREIQRRLIRKALVETRAVHGIAIPPFSDATNVEALLDALAVGSAATQAGLLVTPDNSGSWHFRPAPPRRSL, encoded by the coding sequence ATGTCGCAACCGGCCGCTCCGCCAGCAAGTGCAAATGAGCTGACACCGCCCGATCCAAAATGGGTCGAGCGGTTTGCGGCTGATTTCAACCTGTTGTGCGTTCGCGCGCTGGGCGATGACCTGGCGGACGACGCCCGGATCGCACTGGCAGTGTCGGGTGGCGCGGACAGCATGGCGATGTTGCTGCTCGCCGTTGCCGCCTTCCCTGGCCGCATCGCGGTAGCCACAGTCGATCACGGACTGCGTGTCGAAGCAGCTGCCGAAGCTGCGATGGTGGCGGTCGTTTGCACTCAGCTCGGCGTGCCGCATGAGACGCTATCGCCCGCAACGCCGATTTCAGGCGTCAGCTTGCAGAAGCAAGCGCGCGAAGCGCGTTACGATGCGCTAATGACGTGGGCGTCGCGGATCGGTGCATATCCACTACTCACCGCGCATCACGCGGACGATCAGGCCGAGACCCTGCTGATGCGCCTGAATCGCGCATCGGGGGTCGCCGGATTAAGCGGGATTCGGCCCTATCGGTTCGGCACATGCCTGTTGCTCCGACCGCTACTGGGGTGGCGACGCGGCAGGTTGCGGATGATCGTGGAAGCGTCCGGCGCGCCGTGGATCGACGATCCCACCAATGCCGACACACGGTATGATCGAACGGTTTTCCGGGATTTCCTGACTCATCAAACCTTGCTCGACCCCGCCGCACTGGCAGAATCCGCGGCGCACATCGCCGAATCGGATGCCGCGCTGAGCGAATTGACCGATCTGTTCTGGACAAATCGCTGGCAGGAAGGGCGACGACGGCTGAATGCCACTGATCTCCCGCGCGAAATTCAGCGTCGTTTGATCCGCAAGGCGCTTGTCGAGACCCGCGCGGTGCATGGCATCGCTATCCCGCCATTTTCCGATGCAACCAATGTCGAAGCACTGCTCGACGCGCTCGCAGTCGGTAGTGCCGCAACTCAGGCCGGGCTTCTGGTTACTCCAGACAATAGCGGCAGCTGGCACTTTCGCCCCGCCCCGCCGCGCCGATCACTCTGA
- a CDS encoding energy transducer TonB, whose amino-acid sequence MTVNRYRPTASRPAGVAASLIVIGFVGSGLMLVGPKIAPDMFDPPIVIETIAIPEPPPPEPQPKPVEKRIEQRTPPIHQPDPIVITPPTPRGPATTSEPVRLYPDPPAGPTGLTGGGVTLDPPRAPVLTGAAYDQRYADALQPPYPASEIRAQTEGSVSLRVLIGVDGRVKAIEILRSPSDGLSKATRRHALAKWRFKPATRDGIPVESWKSMTLRFQIIE is encoded by the coding sequence ATGACCGTAAATCGCTACCGCCCCACGGCATCGCGTCCGGCCGGCGTCGCCGCATCGCTGATCGTCATCGGCTTCGTCGGCTCCGGATTGATGCTGGTCGGGCCGAAAATCGCGCCCGACATGTTCGATCCGCCGATTGTCATCGAGACGATCGCGATCCCCGAACCCCCACCCCCCGAACCCCAACCCAAGCCTGTCGAGAAGCGCATCGAGCAACGCACGCCGCCGATCCACCAGCCCGATCCCATCGTCATCACCCCGCCGACGCCGCGCGGCCCCGCCACCACCAGCGAACCCGTCCGGCTGTATCCCGATCCGCCAGCCGGGCCGACCGGCCTCACCGGCGGTGGCGTCACGCTGGATCCGCCGCGCGCGCCCGTCCTCACCGGCGCAGCCTATGACCAGCGCTATGCCGACGCGCTCCAGCCACCCTATCCCGCGTCCGAAATTCGCGCGCAGACCGAGGGCAGCGTGAGCTTGCGTGTCCTCATCGGCGTCGATGGCCGGGTCAAGGCGATCGAGATCCTGCGCAGCCCCAGCGACGGCCTGTCCAAAGCGACGCGCCGCCATGCGCTGGCCAAATGGCGCTTCAAACCCGCGACGCGCGACGGCATCCCGGTCGAGAGCTGGAAATCGATGACGCTGCGTTTCCAGATCATCGAGTAA
- the ribH gene encoding 6,7-dimethyl-8-ribityllumazine synthase, translating to MATVLIVEARFYAHLNDMLLAGARAAIEAAGHDHETITVPGALEIPGAVSLGVESNRYDAFVALGVVIRGETYHFEIVSNESARGLMALTMDGIPIGNGILTTENEAQAIVRADPAQLNKGGGAAEAALAMLALREKLA from the coding sequence ATGGCGACGGTTCTGATCGTCGAAGCACGCTTCTACGCGCATCTGAACGACATGCTGCTCGCCGGTGCCCGCGCCGCGATCGAGGCGGCGGGCCATGACCATGAGACGATTACCGTCCCCGGCGCGCTCGAAATCCCTGGTGCGGTGTCGCTCGGCGTCGAATCGAACCGCTATGACGCCTTTGTCGCGCTGGGCGTCGTCATTCGCGGCGAGACTTATCATTTCGAGATCGTCTCGAACGAAAGCGCACGCGGGCTGATGGCGCTGACGATGGACGGTATTCCGATCGGCAACGGCATCCTGACGACCGAAAACGAAGCGCAGGCGATCGTCCGGGCCGACCCGGCTCAGCTGAACAAGGGCGGCGGCGCGGCGGAAGCGGCGCTGGCGATGCTTGCGCTCAGGGAAAAACTGGCTTGA
- a CDS encoding helix-turn-helix domain-containing protein has translation MDGERSENPTLFPVKVGEKLRDTRLAQGMELADIATRTRVPLRHLQAIEAGDYSGLPSPTYAIGFVKAYARAVGADEVALAQELRAETSETFAAREVYESYDPTDPVREPPGVLAWAGAAIAVLLLVGVGLWYGTDLFRSSGEPVPEPTATASAVVEPTPTPAPAAGGQVTLIATEPVWLRIYDAGGARLFEKEMAPGERYDVPANANGPMINIGRPEALQVTVNGSNVAALGPAGIALMDVPISAEALMARGTAGASATPAVAVPAPRASATPQARRLPATSPSRAANPAPPPVEAAPEPAANATGA, from the coding sequence ATGGACGGCGAACGCAGCGAAAACCCCACGCTATTCCCGGTGAAGGTCGGGGAAAAGCTGCGCGATACGCGGCTGGCGCAGGGCATGGAGCTGGCCGATATCGCCACGCGCACGCGCGTGCCGTTGCGTCATTTGCAGGCGATCGAGGCCGGGGACTATTCGGGGCTCCCGTCGCCCACTTATGCGATCGGCTTCGTCAAGGCCTATGCCCGCGCGGTCGGTGCGGACGAAGTCGCACTGGCGCAGGAATTGCGCGCCGAAACCTCCGAAACCTTTGCCGCGCGCGAGGTCTATGAAAGCTATGATCCGACCGATCCGGTGCGCGAACCGCCGGGCGTGCTGGCCTGGGCCGGGGCGGCGATCGCGGTCCTGCTGCTGGTCGGTGTGGGCCTGTGGTACGGCACCGACCTGTTCCGCAGCAGCGGCGAACCCGTGCCGGAGCCGACCGCCACCGCATCGGCGGTCGTTGAACCGACCCCCACGCCGGCGCCCGCCGCGGGCGGTCAGGTCACGCTGATTGCGACCGAACCAGTGTGGCTGCGGATCTATGATGCCGGGGGCGCGCGGTTGTTCGAAAAGGAAATGGCACCGGGCGAACGCTATGACGTGCCGGCCAATGCGAACGGCCCGATGATCAATATCGGGCGCCCCGAAGCGCTGCAGGTAACGGTCAACGGATCGAACGTGGCGGCACTGGGTCCGGCGGGGATCGCGCTGATGGATGTGCCGATCAGTGCCGAGGCGCTGATGGCACGCGGAACTGCGGGCGCGTCTGCGACACCGGCGGTGGCTGTGCCCGCCCCGCGCGCATCGGCGACCCCGCAGGCGCGGCGTCTACCGGCGACGTCGCCGTCGCGCGCGGCCAATCCGGCGCCACCGCCGGTCGAGGCCGCACCCGAACCGGCGGCGAATGCCACGGGCGCTTAA
- a CDS encoding tetratricopeptide repeat protein: MRMTMKWTMGIMLATVAMPVAAQTSRGAAQTGIEGRVDRLEREMRAVQRKVFPGGAGQTVEPQITGPQQSQNAPGSPASGVVSDLNARVNAMESQLSQMTGQIEQTQYKVRQLEEAFTAYKRSTDARLRVLEESASAVGGEPASPPVTGGTRSGGTRPTTGGTRPTPATGGPATSAPTTPVAGIERPSTSDPAEDGYVYGFRLWQAKQYDKAIPELRTVVQKYPKHRRASYSQNLLGRALLDQGKPAMAATAFFESYQKMPNGERAPDSLYYLAQALVKMKKPASEVCKVYDELTQVYGDRISEGMKMDVATGRSASKCK; encoded by the coding sequence ATGCGTATGACGATGAAATGGACGATGGGCATCATGCTGGCCACGGTGGCGATGCCGGTGGCGGCGCAGACCAGCCGTGGCGCGGCTCAAACCGGGATCGAGGGCCGCGTCGACCGGCTGGAGCGCGAAATGCGCGCGGTGCAGCGCAAGGTGTTTCCGGGCGGTGCGGGGCAAACCGTCGAGCCACAGATCACCGGCCCGCAACAGTCGCAAAATGCGCCGGGATCGCCTGCGTCGGGCGTCGTCAGCGACCTGAACGCGCGCGTCAACGCGATGGAATCGCAGCTGTCGCAGATGACCGGGCAGATCGAGCAGACCCAGTATAAGGTCCGCCAGCTGGAAGAGGCGTTCACCGCGTACAAGCGCTCGACCGATGCGCGGTTGCGGGTGCTCGAGGAATCGGCGTCGGCGGTCGGCGGCGAACCCGCCTCGCCGCCCGTCACTGGCGGCACCCGTTCCGGCGGCACGCGCCCCACGACTGGCGGCACGCGCCCGACCCCAGCGACCGGCGGCCCCGCGACGTCAGCACCGACCACGCCGGTCGCCGGGATCGAGCGGCCCAGCACCAGCGACCCCGCCGAGGACGGCTATGTCTATGGCTTCCGCCTGTGGCAGGCGAAGCAATATGACAAGGCGATCCCGGAACTGCGCACCGTCGTCCAGAAATACCCCAAGCACCGCCGCGCCAGCTATTCGCAGAATTTGCTGGGCCGCGCGCTGCTCGATCAGGGCAAGCCGGCAATGGCCGCGACCGCATTCTTCGAGAGCTACCAGAAGATGCCGAACGGCGAACGCGCGCCGGATTCGCTCTATTATCTCGCACAGGCGCTGGTGAAGATGAAGAAGCCGGCGAGCGAGGTGTGCAAGGTCTATGACGAACTGACCCAGGTCTATGGCGACCGGATTTCAGAAGGCATGAAAATGGATGTCGCAACCGGCCGCTCCGCCAGCAAGTGCAAATGA